The Streptococcus oralis genome segment CGAACTGGTGGATTTGGATCAACAGGGCACTAAGATGAAGATTATCTTTGTACGTCATGGGGAACCAGATTACCGTGAGTTAGAGGAACGTTCTTATACAGGTTTTGGGATGGATTTGGCCCCCTTATCTGAGAAGGGACGACAACAAGCTCAGGAACTTTGCCAAAATCCCTTACTACAATCAGCTAACTTACTAGTGACTTCAGCAGTAACGAGAGCTTTAGAAACAGCTTTTTATGTTTCTTGTGCTACTGGCCTCCCTTTGAGGGTGGAGCCTTTGTTACACGAATGGCAGGTTTATGAAAGTGGTATAGAGAATTTTGAAAGAGCTAGATGTCTGTTTTTAGAAAGCAAGGGGGAGTTGCTTCCTAATAGTTCTATTCAATATGAGACAGCTGCGGAGATGAAGTCTCGTTTTCTAGAATGCATGACTAAGTATCGAGAACATCAGACTGTGGTAGTTGTCGCTCATCGAATGCTCATGCGCCAGTTTGTACCTAATGAAAAAATTGATTTTTGCCAAGTGATAGAGTGTGAGATAGAGATTTAGAAAGAGGTTTATCATCGCAAAGAAAAAAGCGACATTTGTATGTCAAAATTGTGGGTATAATTCCCCAAAATATCTAGGGCGTTGTCCTAACTGTGGGTCTTGGTCTTCTTTTGTAGAAGAGGTTGAGGTTGCCGAGGTCAAGAATGCGCGTGTGTCCTTGACAGGTGAGAAAACCAAGCCCATGAAACTGGCTGAGGTGACTTCCATCAATGTCAATCGAACAAAGACGGATATGGAGGAATTCAACCGTGTGCTTGGAGGCGGAGTGGTACCAGGAAGTCTCGTCCTCATCGGTGGGGATCCAGGAATCGGGAAATCAACCCTTCTCTTACAAGTATCGACTCAGCTGTCCCAAGTAGGGACTGTTCTCTATGTCAGTGGGGAGGAGTCTGCTCAGCAGATTAAACTCCGTGCAGAGCGCTTGGGTGATATTGATAGTGAGTTTTATCTCTATGCAGAGACCAATATGCAGAGTGTTCGATCTGAGGTGGAGCGCATCCAACCAGATTTTCTCATCATCGACTCTATCCAGACTATTATGTCTCCTGAGATTTCAGGGGTGCAGGGGTCTGTGTCTCAGGTGCGTGAGGTGACCGCTGAGCTTATGCAGCTGGCTAAGACTAATAACATTGCCATTTTTATCGTAGGGCATGTGACCAAGGAAGGGACCTTGGCTGGTCCGCGTATGTTGGAGCATATGGTAGATACAGTGCTTTACTTTGAAGGGGAACGTCACCATACCTTTCGTATCTTGAGAGCAGTCAAAAACCGTTTTGGTTCCACTAATGAGATTGGCATCTTTGAGATGCAGTCGGGCGGATTGGTTGAGGTGCTCAATCCGAGTCAAGTTTTCCTAGAGGAGCGTTTGGATGGGGCTACTGGCTCGTCAATCGTTGTGACCATGGAAGGGACCCGTCCGATTTTAGCAGAAGTTCAAGCCTTGGTGACACCGACTATGTTTGGAAATGCCAAGCGTACTACGACAGGTCTTGATTTCAATCGTGCGAGTCTGATTATGGCTGTTTTGGAAAAACGGGCAGGGCTTCTCTTGCAAAATCAGGATGCCTATCTCAAATCTGCTGGTGGGGTCAAATTGGATGAGCCCGCTATTGATTTAGCCGTTGCAGTTGCTATTGCTTCGAGTTACAAGGACAAGCCTACCAATCCTCAGGAATGTTTTGTGGGTGAACTGGGCTTGACCGGAGAGATTCGGCGCGTGAATCGTATCGAACAACGTATCAATGAAGCGGCAAAACTGGGCTTTACCAAGATTTATGTACCCAAGAATTCCTTGACAGGAATCACTCCACCCAAGGAAATTGAAGTCATTGGTGTGACGACTATTCAGGAAGTTTTGAAAAAGGTCTTTGCATAATCCGTGACAAATCCTCTTAAAAATGATAAGATGGGAGAAATATTTGATTATCAAATTTTTGAGGAGGGAATCGTGTCGTATTTTGAACAGTTTATGAAAGCCAATCAGGCTTATGTTGCCCTACATGGGCAGTTAAATTTGCCACTTAAACCCAAAACCAGAGTAGCTATCGTGACCTGCATGGACTCGCGTCTACACGTTGCGCAAGCTCTAGGTTTGGCCCTTGGGGATGCTCATATCTTGCGGAATGCGGGTGGTCGAGTAACTGAGGACATGATTCGTTCACTGGTGATTTCCCAGCAACAAATGGGGACAAGAGAGATTGTGGTGCTTCACCATACAGACTGTGGAGCTCAAACCTTTCAAAATGAAAGTTTTCATGAACAGTTGAAACATGAGCTCGGAGTTGATGTGTCTGATCAAGATTTTTTACCATTCCAGAATGTTGAAGAGAGTGTGAGAGAGGATATGCAGTTACTTCGAGAATCTCCACTGATTCCTGATGATGTGGTTATTTCAGGTGCTGTCTATGATGTGGATACAGGAAGTATGAGAGAAGTATACTAACTTTGTCTCGAAAAAATTTCATCCTAGCATAAAATCGATTGTTAAAATGTAGGATTTTTAGTTTTAATATAGCTAATATAAAATAGTAAAAACGAGGGTATAAATGTTTGCTCTTGTTTTATTTTTGATTGAAAAATAAAGGAAAAAGCGCTACAATGGTAGATGGAAAATGTTGTGAAAAAAACAAGTGATACATAAATAC includes the following:
- a CDS encoding histidine phosphatase family protein is translated as MKIIFVRHGEPDYRELEERSYTGFGMDLAPLSEKGRQQAQELCQNPLLQSANLLVTSAVTRALETAFYVSCATGLPLRVEPLLHEWQVYESGIENFERARCLFLESKGELLPNSSIQYETAAEMKSRFLECMTKYREHQTVVVVAHRMLMRQFVPNEKIDFCQVIECEIEI
- the radA gene encoding DNA repair protein RadA, producing MAKKKATFVCQNCGYNSPKYLGRCPNCGSWSSFVEEVEVAEVKNARVSLTGEKTKPMKLAEVTSINVNRTKTDMEEFNRVLGGGVVPGSLVLIGGDPGIGKSTLLLQVSTQLSQVGTVLYVSGEESAQQIKLRAERLGDIDSEFYLYAETNMQSVRSEVERIQPDFLIIDSIQTIMSPEISGVQGSVSQVREVTAELMQLAKTNNIAIFIVGHVTKEGTLAGPRMLEHMVDTVLYFEGERHHTFRILRAVKNRFGSTNEIGIFEMQSGGLVEVLNPSQVFLEERLDGATGSSIVVTMEGTRPILAEVQALVTPTMFGNAKRTTTGLDFNRASLIMAVLEKRAGLLLQNQDAYLKSAGGVKLDEPAIDLAVAVAIASSYKDKPTNPQECFVGELGLTGEIRRVNRIEQRINEAAKLGFTKIYVPKNSLTGITPPKEIEVIGVTTIQEVLKKVFA
- a CDS encoding beta-class carbonic anhydrase, producing the protein MSYFEQFMKANQAYVALHGQLNLPLKPKTRVAIVTCMDSRLHVAQALGLALGDAHILRNAGGRVTEDMIRSLVISQQQMGTREIVVLHHTDCGAQTFQNESFHEQLKHELGVDVSDQDFLPFQNVEESVREDMQLLRESPLIPDDVVISGAVYDVDTGSMREVY